Proteins encoded together in one Epinephelus moara isolate mb chromosome 2, YSFRI_EMoa_1.0, whole genome shotgun sequence window:
- the rap1gap2a gene encoding rap1 GTPase-activating protein 2a isoform X5 — MLRRRRSVSFGGFGWIDKSTLAALKARKQELLNISNVPLGECPPSPPRTAPPSMKSAEFFDMLERMQVPKAEETKRWKDDYIPYPRIEDVLEKGGPYPQVILPQFGGYWIEDVEAPAGTPSSSESSFCEEEDVGEGMSPGGGHSYRLECNSTARAYRKHFLGKEHMNYYCTGSSIGNLIMSLKHEEAEGQEFLRIMLRSRIKTVHDRISLAGINQLPSVPQIAKLLCDDATGLKFNPVLYPRGSQLIVAYDEHEVNNTFKFGVIYQKFGQTSEEELFGNNEETPAFKEFLSILGDNIELQDFKGFRGGLDVSHGQTGSESVYTVFRQREIMFHVSTKLPFTEGDVQQLQRKRHIGNDIVAAVFQEEPTPFVPDMIASNFLHAYVLVQVENPCTEHTTYKVSVTAREDVPPFGPSLPNPAVFRKGPEFRDFLLTKLINAENACYKSDKFAKLEGRTRAALLDNLHDELHRQSQATLGLSQAGEEDKLENGGHGGLLESFKRAMRVRSHSMETMVGSHRHRSPGVGGGVPASVSGGGLPQSTSECTKSTFTPPGLSAKSPLKSPVKRRSGLFPRLHSSTESPSDKHTRSDQKLAEICPLSQEVRSETSSNPSSPEICPNKERPFIKLKECSSGRPNISRSSSSTSSFSSTTGETEALEELETATHPCIASSSAFSPSLSVDSQGSGTPVIMCRSPTADVKSKTSPRSNLKFRFDKMSHSSTTSE, encoded by the exons gaaacaggagctgctgaacATTTCCAACGTCCCTCTGGGAGAATGTCCCCCCTCACCGCCCCGCACTGCACCGCCCAGCATGAag TCTGCAGAGTTCTTCGATATGCTGGAGAGGATGCAG GTCCCTAAAGCTGAAGAAACCAAAAGATGGAAG GATGACTACATCCCCTACCCACGGATAGAAGAT GTCCTGGAGAAAGGCGGTCCATATCCCCAGGTAATCCTGCCACAGTTTGGGGGTTACTGGATTGAGGATGTGGAGGCACCAGCAGGGACCCCGTCCTCCTCTGAGTCCAGTttctgtgaggaggaggatgtaggAGAGGGCATGAGCCCTGGCGGGGGGCACAGCTACCGCCTGGAGTGTAACAGCACAGCCCGCGCCTACCGCAAGCACTTCCTAGGCAAG GAGCACATGAACTATTACTGCACTGGCAGCAGCATAGGCAACCTCATCATGTCTCTGAAACACGAGGAGGCGGAGGGCCAGGAGTTCCTACGCATCATGCTCAG ATCAAGGATCAAAACAGTCCATGACAGGATTTCTTTAGCAGGCATCAACCAGCTGCCTAGCGTACCACAGATTGCGAAG CTTCTGTGTGATGATGCCACAGGGCTGAAGTTCAACCCTGTCCTGTACCCTCGG GGATCCCAGTTGATAGTGGCTTATGATGAACACGAGGTGAACAACACCTTCAAATTTGGAGTCATCTACCAGAAGTTTGGACAG ACATCAGAGGAAGAGTTGTTTGGGAACAATGAGGAGACGCCGGCTTTCAAGGAGTTCCTCAGCATCCTAGGAGACAACATTGAACTTCAGGACTTTAAAGG GTTCCGCGGTGGGCTGGATGTATCCCACGGACAAACTGGATCTGAATCTGTCTACACTGTcttcagacagagagagattatGTTCCATGTGTCAACCAAGCTTCCGTTCACAGAGGGAGACGTCCAGCAG CTCCAGAGGAAAAGGCACATAGGAAATGACATAGTGGCTGCAGTCTTCCAGGAAGAGCCCACACCGTTTGTTCCAGACATGATTGCCTCCAATTTCCTACATGCTTATGTGCTGGTGCAGGTTGAGAACCCCTGTACAGAGCACACAACATACAAG GTGTCTGTTACAGCGAGGGAGGATGTGCCTCCTTTTGGACCCTCTCTCCCGAATCCAGCTGTCTTTAGGAAG GGTCCTGAGTTTCGAGACTTCCTGCTGACAAAGCTGATCAATGCTGAAAACGCCTGCTACAAGTCTGACAAATTCGCCAAACTAGAG GGGCGAACGCGAGCCGCACTGCTGGACAACCTCCACGATGAACTGCacagacagagccaggcaacACTGGGTCTGAGCCAAGCAGGAGAGGAAGACAAGCTAGAGAATGGGGGCCACGGGGGTCTGCTAGAGTCCTTTAAG aGAGCCATGCGTGTCAGGAGCCACTCCATGGAGACCATGGTGGGGTCTCACCGTCACAGGAGCCCCGGGGTGGGAGGTGGGGTCCCGGCCAGCGTGAGTGGAGGAGGGCTGCCGCAGAGCACCAGCGAATGCACAAAGAGCACCTTCACT CCTCCTGGGTTGTCCGCCAAGTCTCCTCTGAAGAGCCCAGTGAAACGGCGTTCAGGCCTCTTCCCTCGTCTCCACTCTAGCACAGAATCCCCTTcggacaaacacacacgcag CGACCAAAAGCTTGCAGAGATCTGCCCACTGTCCCAAGAAGTGAGGTCAGAGACATCATCCAATCCCAGCTCACCTGAGATCTGCCCCAACAAAGAAAG GCCATTCATCAAGCTGAAAGAGTGCAGCAGCGGTAGACCGAACATCTCTCGTTCCTCATCTAGtaccagcagcttcagcagcACCACGGGAGAAACAGAAGCTCTGGAAGAACTGGAGACA GCCACCCATCCTTGTATAGCATCCTCCTCTGCCTTCAGTCCTTCCCTCAGTGTCGACAGCCAGGGATCAGGTACGCCTGTCATCATGTGCCGCAGTCCAACAG CAGACGTGAAAAGTAAGACGTCACCGAGGTCAAACTTGAAATTCCGCTTTGACAAAATGAGCCACTCATCCACAACT TCCGAGTAG
- the rap1gap2a gene encoding rap1 GTPase-activating protein 2a isoform X8, which produces MLERMQDDYIPYPRIEDVLEKGGPYPQVILPQFGGYWIEDVEAPAGTPSSSESSFCEEEDVGEGMSPGGGHSYRLECNSTARAYRKHFLGKEHMNYYCTGSSIGNLIMSLKHEEAEGQEFLRIMLRSRIKTVHDRISLAGINQLPSVPQIAKLLCDDATGLKFNPVLYPRGSQLIVAYDEHEVNNTFKFGVIYQKFGQTSEEELFGNNEETPAFKEFLSILGDNIELQDFKGFRGGLDVSHGQTGSESVYTVFRQREIMFHVSTKLPFTEGDVQQLQRKRHIGNDIVAAVFQEEPTPFVPDMIASNFLHAYVLVQVENPCTEHTTYKVSVTAREDVPPFGPSLPNPAVFRKGPEFRDFLLTKLINAENACYKSDKFAKLEGRTRAALLDNLHDELHRQSQATLGLSQAGEEDKLENGGHGGLLESFKRAMRVRSHSMETMVGSHRHRSPGVGGGVPASVSGGGLPQSTSECTKSTFTPPGLSAKSPLKSPVKRRSGLFPRLHSSTESPSDKHTRSDQKLAEICPLSQEVRSETSSNPSSPEICPNKERPFIKLKECSSGRPNISRSSSSTSSFSSTTGETEALEELETATHPCIASSSAFSPSLSVDSQGSGTPVIMCRSPTADVKSKTSPRSNLKFRFDKMSHSSTTSE; this is translated from the exons ATGCTGGAGAGGATGCAG GATGACTACATCCCCTACCCACGGATAGAAGAT GTCCTGGAGAAAGGCGGTCCATATCCCCAGGTAATCCTGCCACAGTTTGGGGGTTACTGGATTGAGGATGTGGAGGCACCAGCAGGGACCCCGTCCTCCTCTGAGTCCAGTttctgtgaggaggaggatgtaggAGAGGGCATGAGCCCTGGCGGGGGGCACAGCTACCGCCTGGAGTGTAACAGCACAGCCCGCGCCTACCGCAAGCACTTCCTAGGCAAG GAGCACATGAACTATTACTGCACTGGCAGCAGCATAGGCAACCTCATCATGTCTCTGAAACACGAGGAGGCGGAGGGCCAGGAGTTCCTACGCATCATGCTCAG ATCAAGGATCAAAACAGTCCATGACAGGATTTCTTTAGCAGGCATCAACCAGCTGCCTAGCGTACCACAGATTGCGAAG CTTCTGTGTGATGATGCCACAGGGCTGAAGTTCAACCCTGTCCTGTACCCTCGG GGATCCCAGTTGATAGTGGCTTATGATGAACACGAGGTGAACAACACCTTCAAATTTGGAGTCATCTACCAGAAGTTTGGACAG ACATCAGAGGAAGAGTTGTTTGGGAACAATGAGGAGACGCCGGCTTTCAAGGAGTTCCTCAGCATCCTAGGAGACAACATTGAACTTCAGGACTTTAAAGG GTTCCGCGGTGGGCTGGATGTATCCCACGGACAAACTGGATCTGAATCTGTCTACACTGTcttcagacagagagagattatGTTCCATGTGTCAACCAAGCTTCCGTTCACAGAGGGAGACGTCCAGCAG CTCCAGAGGAAAAGGCACATAGGAAATGACATAGTGGCTGCAGTCTTCCAGGAAGAGCCCACACCGTTTGTTCCAGACATGATTGCCTCCAATTTCCTACATGCTTATGTGCTGGTGCAGGTTGAGAACCCCTGTACAGAGCACACAACATACAAG GTGTCTGTTACAGCGAGGGAGGATGTGCCTCCTTTTGGACCCTCTCTCCCGAATCCAGCTGTCTTTAGGAAG GGTCCTGAGTTTCGAGACTTCCTGCTGACAAAGCTGATCAATGCTGAAAACGCCTGCTACAAGTCTGACAAATTCGCCAAACTAGAG GGGCGAACGCGAGCCGCACTGCTGGACAACCTCCACGATGAACTGCacagacagagccaggcaacACTGGGTCTGAGCCAAGCAGGAGAGGAAGACAAGCTAGAGAATGGGGGCCACGGGGGTCTGCTAGAGTCCTTTAAG aGAGCCATGCGTGTCAGGAGCCACTCCATGGAGACCATGGTGGGGTCTCACCGTCACAGGAGCCCCGGGGTGGGAGGTGGGGTCCCGGCCAGCGTGAGTGGAGGAGGGCTGCCGCAGAGCACCAGCGAATGCACAAAGAGCACCTTCACT CCTCCTGGGTTGTCCGCCAAGTCTCCTCTGAAGAGCCCAGTGAAACGGCGTTCAGGCCTCTTCCCTCGTCTCCACTCTAGCACAGAATCCCCTTcggacaaacacacacgcag CGACCAAAAGCTTGCAGAGATCTGCCCACTGTCCCAAGAAGTGAGGTCAGAGACATCATCCAATCCCAGCTCACCTGAGATCTGCCCCAACAAAGAAAG GCCATTCATCAAGCTGAAAGAGTGCAGCAGCGGTAGACCGAACATCTCTCGTTCCTCATCTAGtaccagcagcttcagcagcACCACGGGAGAAACAGAAGCTCTGGAAGAACTGGAGACA GCCACCCATCCTTGTATAGCATCCTCCTCTGCCTTCAGTCCTTCCCTCAGTGTCGACAGCCAGGGATCAGGTACGCCTGTCATCATGTGCCGCAGTCCAACAG CAGACGTGAAAAGTAAGACGTCACCGAGGTCAAACTTGAAATTCCGCTTTGACAAAATGAGCCACTCATCCACAACT TCCGAGTAG
- the rap1gap2a gene encoding rap1 GTPase-activating protein 2a isoform X4, with the protein MSQTGGRYHNKKAGIRAAVILIGLLHKSRKAKEKEREKEESEGKQELLNISNVPLGECPPSPPRTAPPSMKSAEFFDMLERMQDDYIPYPRIEDVLEKGGPYPQVILPQFGGYWIEDVEAPAGTPSSSESSFCEEEDVGEGMSPGGGHSYRLECNSTARAYRKHFLGKEHMNYYCTGSSIGNLIMSLKHEEAEGQEFLRIMLRSRIKTVHDRISLAGINQLPSVPQIAKLLCDDATGLKFNPVLYPRGSQLIVAYDEHEVNNTFKFGVIYQKFGQTSEEELFGNNEETPAFKEFLSILGDNIELQDFKGFRGGLDVSHGQTGSESVYTVFRQREIMFHVSTKLPFTEGDVQQLQRKRHIGNDIVAAVFQEEPTPFVPDMIASNFLHAYVLVQVENPCTEHTTYKVSVTAREDVPPFGPSLPNPAVFRKGPEFRDFLLTKLINAENACYKSDKFAKLEGRTRAALLDNLHDELHRQSQATLGLSQAGEEDKLENGGHGGLLESFKRAMRVRSHSMETMVGSHRHRSPGVGGGVPASVSGGGLPQSTSECTKSTFTPPGLSAKSPLKSPVKRRSGLFPRLHSSTESPSDKHTRSDQKLAEICPLSQEVRSETSSNPSSPEICPNKERPFIKLKECSSGRPNISRSSSSTSSFSSTTGETEALEELETATHPCIASSSAFSPSLSVDSQGSGTPVIMCRSPTDVKSKTSPRSNLKFRFDKMSHSSTTSE; encoded by the exons gaaacaggagctgctgaacATTTCCAACGTCCCTCTGGGAGAATGTCCCCCCTCACCGCCCCGCACTGCACCGCCCAGCATGAag TCTGCAGAGTTCTTCGATATGCTGGAGAGGATGCAG GATGACTACATCCCCTACCCACGGATAGAAGAT GTCCTGGAGAAAGGCGGTCCATATCCCCAGGTAATCCTGCCACAGTTTGGGGGTTACTGGATTGAGGATGTGGAGGCACCAGCAGGGACCCCGTCCTCCTCTGAGTCCAGTttctgtgaggaggaggatgtaggAGAGGGCATGAGCCCTGGCGGGGGGCACAGCTACCGCCTGGAGTGTAACAGCACAGCCCGCGCCTACCGCAAGCACTTCCTAGGCAAG GAGCACATGAACTATTACTGCACTGGCAGCAGCATAGGCAACCTCATCATGTCTCTGAAACACGAGGAGGCGGAGGGCCAGGAGTTCCTACGCATCATGCTCAG ATCAAGGATCAAAACAGTCCATGACAGGATTTCTTTAGCAGGCATCAACCAGCTGCCTAGCGTACCACAGATTGCGAAG CTTCTGTGTGATGATGCCACAGGGCTGAAGTTCAACCCTGTCCTGTACCCTCGG GGATCCCAGTTGATAGTGGCTTATGATGAACACGAGGTGAACAACACCTTCAAATTTGGAGTCATCTACCAGAAGTTTGGACAG ACATCAGAGGAAGAGTTGTTTGGGAACAATGAGGAGACGCCGGCTTTCAAGGAGTTCCTCAGCATCCTAGGAGACAACATTGAACTTCAGGACTTTAAAGG GTTCCGCGGTGGGCTGGATGTATCCCACGGACAAACTGGATCTGAATCTGTCTACACTGTcttcagacagagagagattatGTTCCATGTGTCAACCAAGCTTCCGTTCACAGAGGGAGACGTCCAGCAG CTCCAGAGGAAAAGGCACATAGGAAATGACATAGTGGCTGCAGTCTTCCAGGAAGAGCCCACACCGTTTGTTCCAGACATGATTGCCTCCAATTTCCTACATGCTTATGTGCTGGTGCAGGTTGAGAACCCCTGTACAGAGCACACAACATACAAG GTGTCTGTTACAGCGAGGGAGGATGTGCCTCCTTTTGGACCCTCTCTCCCGAATCCAGCTGTCTTTAGGAAG GGTCCTGAGTTTCGAGACTTCCTGCTGACAAAGCTGATCAATGCTGAAAACGCCTGCTACAAGTCTGACAAATTCGCCAAACTAGAG GGGCGAACGCGAGCCGCACTGCTGGACAACCTCCACGATGAACTGCacagacagagccaggcaacACTGGGTCTGAGCCAAGCAGGAGAGGAAGACAAGCTAGAGAATGGGGGCCACGGGGGTCTGCTAGAGTCCTTTAAG aGAGCCATGCGTGTCAGGAGCCACTCCATGGAGACCATGGTGGGGTCTCACCGTCACAGGAGCCCCGGGGTGGGAGGTGGGGTCCCGGCCAGCGTGAGTGGAGGAGGGCTGCCGCAGAGCACCAGCGAATGCACAAAGAGCACCTTCACT CCTCCTGGGTTGTCCGCCAAGTCTCCTCTGAAGAGCCCAGTGAAACGGCGTTCAGGCCTCTTCCCTCGTCTCCACTCTAGCACAGAATCCCCTTcggacaaacacacacgcag CGACCAAAAGCTTGCAGAGATCTGCCCACTGTCCCAAGAAGTGAGGTCAGAGACATCATCCAATCCCAGCTCACCTGAGATCTGCCCCAACAAAGAAAG GCCATTCATCAAGCTGAAAGAGTGCAGCAGCGGTAGACCGAACATCTCTCGTTCCTCATCTAGtaccagcagcttcagcagcACCACGGGAGAAACAGAAGCTCTGGAAGAACTGGAGACA GCCACCCATCCTTGTATAGCATCCTCCTCTGCCTTCAGTCCTTCCCTCAGTGTCGACAGCCAGGGATCAGGTACGCCTGTCATCATGTGCCGCAGTCCAACAG ACGTGAAAAGTAAGACGTCACCGAGGTCAAACTTGAAATTCCGCTTTGACAAAATGAGCCACTCATCCACAACT TCCGAGTAG
- the rap1gap2a gene encoding rap1 GTPase-activating protein 2a isoform X7, whose amino-acid sequence MLERMQVPKAEETKRWKDDYIPYPRIEDVLEKGGPYPQVILPQFGGYWIEDVEAPAGTPSSSESSFCEEEDVGEGMSPGGGHSYRLECNSTARAYRKHFLGKEHMNYYCTGSSIGNLIMSLKHEEAEGQEFLRIMLRSRIKTVHDRISLAGINQLPSVPQIAKLLCDDATGLKFNPVLYPRGSQLIVAYDEHEVNNTFKFGVIYQKFGQTSEEELFGNNEETPAFKEFLSILGDNIELQDFKGFRGGLDVSHGQTGSESVYTVFRQREIMFHVSTKLPFTEGDVQQLQRKRHIGNDIVAAVFQEEPTPFVPDMIASNFLHAYVLVQVENPCTEHTTYKVSVTAREDVPPFGPSLPNPAVFRKGPEFRDFLLTKLINAENACYKSDKFAKLEGRTRAALLDNLHDELHRQSQATLGLSQAGEEDKLENGGHGGLLESFKRAMRVRSHSMETMVGSHRHRSPGVGGGVPASVSGGGLPQSTSECTKSTFTPPGLSAKSPLKSPVKRRSGLFPRLHSSTESPSDKHTRSDQKLAEICPLSQEVRSETSSNPSSPEICPNKERPFIKLKECSSGRPNISRSSSSTSSFSSTTGETEALEELETATHPCIASSSAFSPSLSVDSQGSGTPVIMCRSPTADVKSKTSPRSNLKFRFDKMSHSSTTSE is encoded by the exons ATGCTGGAGAGGATGCAG GTCCCTAAAGCTGAAGAAACCAAAAGATGGAAG GATGACTACATCCCCTACCCACGGATAGAAGAT GTCCTGGAGAAAGGCGGTCCATATCCCCAGGTAATCCTGCCACAGTTTGGGGGTTACTGGATTGAGGATGTGGAGGCACCAGCAGGGACCCCGTCCTCCTCTGAGTCCAGTttctgtgaggaggaggatgtaggAGAGGGCATGAGCCCTGGCGGGGGGCACAGCTACCGCCTGGAGTGTAACAGCACAGCCCGCGCCTACCGCAAGCACTTCCTAGGCAAG GAGCACATGAACTATTACTGCACTGGCAGCAGCATAGGCAACCTCATCATGTCTCTGAAACACGAGGAGGCGGAGGGCCAGGAGTTCCTACGCATCATGCTCAG ATCAAGGATCAAAACAGTCCATGACAGGATTTCTTTAGCAGGCATCAACCAGCTGCCTAGCGTACCACAGATTGCGAAG CTTCTGTGTGATGATGCCACAGGGCTGAAGTTCAACCCTGTCCTGTACCCTCGG GGATCCCAGTTGATAGTGGCTTATGATGAACACGAGGTGAACAACACCTTCAAATTTGGAGTCATCTACCAGAAGTTTGGACAG ACATCAGAGGAAGAGTTGTTTGGGAACAATGAGGAGACGCCGGCTTTCAAGGAGTTCCTCAGCATCCTAGGAGACAACATTGAACTTCAGGACTTTAAAGG GTTCCGCGGTGGGCTGGATGTATCCCACGGACAAACTGGATCTGAATCTGTCTACACTGTcttcagacagagagagattatGTTCCATGTGTCAACCAAGCTTCCGTTCACAGAGGGAGACGTCCAGCAG CTCCAGAGGAAAAGGCACATAGGAAATGACATAGTGGCTGCAGTCTTCCAGGAAGAGCCCACACCGTTTGTTCCAGACATGATTGCCTCCAATTTCCTACATGCTTATGTGCTGGTGCAGGTTGAGAACCCCTGTACAGAGCACACAACATACAAG GTGTCTGTTACAGCGAGGGAGGATGTGCCTCCTTTTGGACCCTCTCTCCCGAATCCAGCTGTCTTTAGGAAG GGTCCTGAGTTTCGAGACTTCCTGCTGACAAAGCTGATCAATGCTGAAAACGCCTGCTACAAGTCTGACAAATTCGCCAAACTAGAG GGGCGAACGCGAGCCGCACTGCTGGACAACCTCCACGATGAACTGCacagacagagccaggcaacACTGGGTCTGAGCCAAGCAGGAGAGGAAGACAAGCTAGAGAATGGGGGCCACGGGGGTCTGCTAGAGTCCTTTAAG aGAGCCATGCGTGTCAGGAGCCACTCCATGGAGACCATGGTGGGGTCTCACCGTCACAGGAGCCCCGGGGTGGGAGGTGGGGTCCCGGCCAGCGTGAGTGGAGGAGGGCTGCCGCAGAGCACCAGCGAATGCACAAAGAGCACCTTCACT CCTCCTGGGTTGTCCGCCAAGTCTCCTCTGAAGAGCCCAGTGAAACGGCGTTCAGGCCTCTTCCCTCGTCTCCACTCTAGCACAGAATCCCCTTcggacaaacacacacgcag CGACCAAAAGCTTGCAGAGATCTGCCCACTGTCCCAAGAAGTGAGGTCAGAGACATCATCCAATCCCAGCTCACCTGAGATCTGCCCCAACAAAGAAAG GCCATTCATCAAGCTGAAAGAGTGCAGCAGCGGTAGACCGAACATCTCTCGTTCCTCATCTAGtaccagcagcttcagcagcACCACGGGAGAAACAGAAGCTCTGGAAGAACTGGAGACA GCCACCCATCCTTGTATAGCATCCTCCTCTGCCTTCAGTCCTTCCCTCAGTGTCGACAGCCAGGGATCAGGTACGCCTGTCATCATGTGCCGCAGTCCAACAG CAGACGTGAAAAGTAAGACGTCACCGAGGTCAAACTTGAAATTCCGCTTTGACAAAATGAGCCACTCATCCACAACT TCCGAGTAG
- the rap1gap2a gene encoding rap1 GTPase-activating protein 2a isoform X1 produces MSQTGGRYHNKKAGIRAAVILIGLLHKSRKAKEKEREKEESEGKQELLNISNVPLGECPPSPPRTAPPSMKSAEFFDMLERMQVPKAEETKRWKDDYIPYPRIEDVLEKGGPYPQVILPQFGGYWIEDVEAPAGTPSSSESSFCEEEDVGEGMSPGGGHSYRLECNSTARAYRKHFLGKEHMNYYCTGSSIGNLIMSLKHEEAEGQEFLRIMLRSRIKTVHDRISLAGINQLPSVPQIAKLLCDDATGLKFNPVLYPRGSQLIVAYDEHEVNNTFKFGVIYQKFGQTSEEELFGNNEETPAFKEFLSILGDNIELQDFKGFRGGLDVSHGQTGSESVYTVFRQREIMFHVSTKLPFTEGDVQQLQRKRHIGNDIVAAVFQEEPTPFVPDMIASNFLHAYVLVQVENPCTEHTTYKVSVTAREDVPPFGPSLPNPAVFRKGPEFRDFLLTKLINAENACYKSDKFAKLEGRTRAALLDNLHDELHRQSQATLGLSQAGEEDKLENGGHGGLLESFKRAMRVRSHSMETMVGSHRHRSPGVGGGVPASVSGGGLPQSTSECTKSTFTPPGLSAKSPLKSPVKRRSGLFPRLHSSTESPSDKHTRSDQKLAEICPLSQEVRSETSSNPSSPEICPNKERPFIKLKECSSGRPNISRSSSSTSSFSSTTGETEALEELETATHPCIASSSAFSPSLSVDSQGSGTPVIMCRSPTADVKSKTSPRSNLKFRFDKMSHSSTTSE; encoded by the exons gaaacaggagctgctgaacATTTCCAACGTCCCTCTGGGAGAATGTCCCCCCTCACCGCCCCGCACTGCACCGCCCAGCATGAag TCTGCAGAGTTCTTCGATATGCTGGAGAGGATGCAG GTCCCTAAAGCTGAAGAAACCAAAAGATGGAAG GATGACTACATCCCCTACCCACGGATAGAAGAT GTCCTGGAGAAAGGCGGTCCATATCCCCAGGTAATCCTGCCACAGTTTGGGGGTTACTGGATTGAGGATGTGGAGGCACCAGCAGGGACCCCGTCCTCCTCTGAGTCCAGTttctgtgaggaggaggatgtaggAGAGGGCATGAGCCCTGGCGGGGGGCACAGCTACCGCCTGGAGTGTAACAGCACAGCCCGCGCCTACCGCAAGCACTTCCTAGGCAAG GAGCACATGAACTATTACTGCACTGGCAGCAGCATAGGCAACCTCATCATGTCTCTGAAACACGAGGAGGCGGAGGGCCAGGAGTTCCTACGCATCATGCTCAG ATCAAGGATCAAAACAGTCCATGACAGGATTTCTTTAGCAGGCATCAACCAGCTGCCTAGCGTACCACAGATTGCGAAG CTTCTGTGTGATGATGCCACAGGGCTGAAGTTCAACCCTGTCCTGTACCCTCGG GGATCCCAGTTGATAGTGGCTTATGATGAACACGAGGTGAACAACACCTTCAAATTTGGAGTCATCTACCAGAAGTTTGGACAG ACATCAGAGGAAGAGTTGTTTGGGAACAATGAGGAGACGCCGGCTTTCAAGGAGTTCCTCAGCATCCTAGGAGACAACATTGAACTTCAGGACTTTAAAGG GTTCCGCGGTGGGCTGGATGTATCCCACGGACAAACTGGATCTGAATCTGTCTACACTGTcttcagacagagagagattatGTTCCATGTGTCAACCAAGCTTCCGTTCACAGAGGGAGACGTCCAGCAG CTCCAGAGGAAAAGGCACATAGGAAATGACATAGTGGCTGCAGTCTTCCAGGAAGAGCCCACACCGTTTGTTCCAGACATGATTGCCTCCAATTTCCTACATGCTTATGTGCTGGTGCAGGTTGAGAACCCCTGTACAGAGCACACAACATACAAG GTGTCTGTTACAGCGAGGGAGGATGTGCCTCCTTTTGGACCCTCTCTCCCGAATCCAGCTGTCTTTAGGAAG GGTCCTGAGTTTCGAGACTTCCTGCTGACAAAGCTGATCAATGCTGAAAACGCCTGCTACAAGTCTGACAAATTCGCCAAACTAGAG GGGCGAACGCGAGCCGCACTGCTGGACAACCTCCACGATGAACTGCacagacagagccaggcaacACTGGGTCTGAGCCAAGCAGGAGAGGAAGACAAGCTAGAGAATGGGGGCCACGGGGGTCTGCTAGAGTCCTTTAAG aGAGCCATGCGTGTCAGGAGCCACTCCATGGAGACCATGGTGGGGTCTCACCGTCACAGGAGCCCCGGGGTGGGAGGTGGGGTCCCGGCCAGCGTGAGTGGAGGAGGGCTGCCGCAGAGCACCAGCGAATGCACAAAGAGCACCTTCACT CCTCCTGGGTTGTCCGCCAAGTCTCCTCTGAAGAGCCCAGTGAAACGGCGTTCAGGCCTCTTCCCTCGTCTCCACTCTAGCACAGAATCCCCTTcggacaaacacacacgcag CGACCAAAAGCTTGCAGAGATCTGCCCACTGTCCCAAGAAGTGAGGTCAGAGACATCATCCAATCCCAGCTCACCTGAGATCTGCCCCAACAAAGAAAG GCCATTCATCAAGCTGAAAGAGTGCAGCAGCGGTAGACCGAACATCTCTCGTTCCTCATCTAGtaccagcagcttcagcagcACCACGGGAGAAACAGAAGCTCTGGAAGAACTGGAGACA GCCACCCATCCTTGTATAGCATCCTCCTCTGCCTTCAGTCCTTCCCTCAGTGTCGACAGCCAGGGATCAGGTACGCCTGTCATCATGTGCCGCAGTCCAACAG CAGACGTGAAAAGTAAGACGTCACCGAGGTCAAACTTGAAATTCCGCTTTGACAAAATGAGCCACTCATCCACAACT TCCGAGTAG